In a genomic window of Vicia villosa cultivar HV-30 ecotype Madison, WI unplaced genomic scaffold, Vvil1.0 ctg.001170F_1_1_2_unsc, whole genome shotgun sequence:
- the LOC131633733 gene encoding uncharacterized protein LOC131633733, whose protein sequence is MRSFVPAIYDITVADPKSTPAPTMLRLLNRKPSVKMIKQKMIKNIGEGKVSESNNGDTVIDIPPDLLITEFEDPIVAIVNSTYPEFTSNSCFYIGGDVRDYFSANSIDKSEFHDVTLVDILTPEFLSSLQTSGLPNHHIKLKVGTPIMVMRNINQYEGLCNGTRLIITKLGGVI, encoded by the exons ATGCGCTCATTCGTTCCTGCCATTTATGACATAACAGTGGCTGACCCTAAAAGTACTCCTGCTCCTACAATGCTAAGACTCTTAAATAGGAAACCTTCTGTG AAAATGATAAAACAGAAAATGATAAAAAACATTGGAGAAGGCAAAGTATCCGAATCAAACAATGGTGATACAGTTATTGATATTCCACCAGACCTGTTGATTACAGAATTTGAGGACCCAATCGTAGCAATAGTTAATTCTACATATCCGGAATTTACGAGCAATTCTTGCTTCTACATTGGAG GAGACGTGCGTGATTATTTCAGTGCAAATTCTATTGATAAGTCGGAATTCCACGATGTAACATTGGTTGACATCCTCACCCCAGAATTTCTCAGTTCACTGCAAACATCAGGATTACCTAACCATCATATAAAACTAAAGGTTGGGACACCAATTATGGTCATGAGAAACATCAACCAGTATGAAGGCTTATGTAATGGAACAAGGTTGATAATAACAAAGTTGGGTGGTGTGATTTAA
- the LOC131633735 gene encoding zinc finger CCCH domain-containing protein 48-like, with the protein MLCFSDDFVVRPLVRDDKLPPKRDWEHNVSSPLLNRRVGDDKLPPKCNTKTLFIRKIGDEKSLPKDATIGDDREKTQIAKVSPKHVCKYWMNGDCVRVRLFKSHDGVIFAWRGSSKSNSPFELVASLRGHTKSVVCLAVGCNKMLYSGSKDQSIKVWDLHKFECKMTLNAHTGEVTSLICWDKFLLSGSSNCTIKVWYKTAEDPLEVAYSHNVENIF; encoded by the exons ATGTTATGTTTCTCAGATG ATTTCGTAGTAAGACCACTGGTAAGAGATGACAAGTTGCCTCCCAAACGTGACTGGGAACATAATGTCAGCAGCCCCCTTTTAAATAGAAGGGTTGGAGATGACAAGTTGCCTCCCAAATGTAACACGAAGACTTTGTTTATTCGCAAGATCGGGGACGAGAAATCACTTCCCAAAGATGCTACTATTGGAGATGACAGAGAAAAGACACAAATTGCTAAGGTTTCTCCAAAGCATGTCTGCAAATATTGGATGAATGGCGATTGTGTTCGTG TTAGATTATTTAAATCGCATGATGGTGTAATTTTTGCATGGAGAGGCAGTTCTAAATCCAATTCCCCTTTTGAACTGGTTGCATCACTACGCGGACACACTAAATCTGTTGTTTGCCTGGCTGTTGGATGTAACAAGATGTTGTACTCAGGATCCAAGGATCAAAGCATCAAG GTTTGGGACCTACACAAATTTGAGTGTAAAATGACACTCAATGCACATACAGGAGAAGTCACATCCCTTATTTGTTGGGACAAATTCTTGCTATCCGGTTCATCAAACTGCACTATCAAGGTCTGGTATAAAACCGCCGAGGATCCTTTGGAAGTTGCATATTCACACAATGTAgaaaacattttttaa